A part of Sulfurimonas sp. HSL-1716 genomic DNA contains:
- a CDS encoding polysaccharide biosynthesis protein: MEDSLKKRYIIKLLSNIVTGIINVILVAIVPKALGPVTYGQFSFIQQFFNQVIAFLDASTSIAFFTKLSASHTRKDLLSFYFLFAFLLLTVLSIFIVSIDVFGYTNTFLPAIPVKYIYFGMWFGFFTWLTQVFIKISDAHALTVSVELIKILHKIAILFLLLYMVHYTLFDLSSYFYFHYISLLSFLMVITVLFIRKSIFTKQIFKKIKYISLIMEFYRFSSPLFVFNSVAISVSLFDIWLLQKVSGSVQTGYYGLAYSLAAMCFVFTSAMTPVITREFSKSYASKNIEDIQKLFKRYVPMLYAIAAYFGVFISFQSENLIHIFTNESFKGAFFALVIIAFFPIHQTYGQLNGSLFFAMGETKPYSKIGIFVSFSGLVLSYLFIFHYKLGAEGLALKMVLTQVVGVNIQLFFNVKVLKIKMFPFLFHQFYTVVFFVVLAFFASSIPDIMSGYLSNFILKGMVYTILVCIGVFIVPVVFSTNKNELFSIMRKIKNKVNL; the protein is encoded by the coding sequence GTGGAAGATAGTCTTAAAAAAAGATACATCATAAAGTTATTGTCTAATATTGTGACCGGTATTATAAATGTTATATTGGTTGCGATAGTGCCAAAAGCACTCGGCCCTGTGACCTATGGACAATTTAGTTTTATACAGCAGTTTTTTAATCAGGTAATTGCTTTTTTGGATGCTAGTACGTCCATAGCGTTCTTTACAAAACTTTCAGCCTCGCATACACGAAAAGACCTGCTCTCTTTTTATTTTCTATTTGCATTCTTGCTATTGACCGTATTATCTATTTTTATAGTCAGTATAGATGTATTTGGATACACAAATACCTTTTTACCGGCTATTCCCGTTAAGTATATATATTTTGGTATGTGGTTTGGTTTTTTTACATGGCTTACACAAGTTTTTATAAAAATATCGGATGCGCATGCTTTGACGGTTTCTGTAGAGTTAATTAAAATATTGCATAAAATAGCTATATTGTTTTTGCTTTTATATATGGTTCATTATACACTTTTTGATCTATCTTCTTATTTTTATTTTCATTATATTTCATTACTGTCCTTCTTAATGGTAATCACTGTTTTATTTATAAGAAAAAGTATCTTTACAAAGCAAATATTCAAGAAAATAAAATATATAAGTTTAATAATGGAGTTCTATAGATTTTCATCGCCGCTGTTCGTTTTTAATTCTGTCGCTATTTCAGTTAGCCTGTTCGATATTTGGCTTTTACAAAAAGTAAGCGGTTCCGTTCAAACAGGGTATTACGGCTTGGCGTATTCTCTTGCTGCGATGTGTTTTGTGTTTACAAGTGCAATGACACCGGTTATCACTCGCGAATTCTCAAAATCATATGCTTCTAAAAATATCGAAGATATCCAAAAGCTTTTTAAAAGATACGTTCCTATGCTCTATGCAATAGCAGCATACTTTGGAGTGTTTATATCTTTTCAAAGTGAAAATTTAATACATATCTTTACAAATGAAAGTTTTAAGGGCGCTTTTTTTGCATTGGTAATAATTGCATTTTTTCCTATTCATCAAACATATGGACAATTAAACGGATCACTGTTTTTTGCAATGGGAGAAACAAAACCGTATAGCAAAATAGGTATATTCGTTTCATTTTCCGGTCTTGTCCTTAGCTACCTTTTTATTTTTCATTATAAACTTGGTGCAGAAGGTCTTGCATTGAAAATGGTGTTGACTCAAGTAGTCGGTGTGAATATACAATTGTTTTTCAATGTAAAGGTTTTAAAAATCAAGATGTTTCCATTTCTTTTTCATCAGTTTTATACAGTCGTTTTCTTTGTTGTTTTGGCATTTTTTGCAAGTTCGATTCCTGACATAATGTCAGGTTATCTAAGTAATTTTATACTGAAGGGCATGGTGTATACGATATTGGTCTGTATCGGAGTATTTATTGTTCCCGTTGTTTTTTCAACGAATAAAAACGAATTGTTCTCTATAATGCGTAAGATAAAAAATAAGGTTAATCTATAA
- a CDS encoding acyl carrier protein translates to MNEYKEFLISWICEKTGIEKNKIDSEINMFENGYVDSLSLFGLLLDIETNFGVTLDTDDILNDRAATVDGLSEILKNKSNS, encoded by the coding sequence ATGAATGAATATAAAGAATTTTTGATCTCTTGGATCTGCGAAAAAACAGGAATAGAAAAAAACAAAATAGATAGTGAGATCAATATGTTTGAGAACGGTTATGTGGATTCTCTTTCCTTATTCGGTTTATTGCTGGATATTGAAACGAACTTTGGCGTAACACTGGACACGGATGATATTTTAAATGATCGGGCAGCGACCGTAGATGGATTGTCTGAAATCCTTAAAAATAAAAGTAATAGTTAA
- a CDS encoding Gfo/Idh/MocA family oxidoreductase: MKKYKLAFIGGSKYSIAGTPHYIASQMDDRFEVVAGVFSSKSEINHEMEQAWNVKSYNNYITMLECEDIDIVAILTPTPLHFEALEYLLSKNIPVICEKPLVSSLADAVRLEELSKNKFLVVTNNYSGYPMVRELKERIVNNELGEIINIKLEMPQETFLRPPKSVKYPQPWRLKDDYIPMICLDLGAHLHHLAYFLIEEEPDEIIGHFSTFSSYNVIDDVKMLLNYKDNKKASLWISKSAIGHRNGLSIEVYGTKGSASWVQEKSEELKMSFFNGDKIIVDRGNDCMIANEKRYNRMTSGHPSGFIEAFANLYTDIAEQFDNFNQKNSYKSKYVFGIEHAKNGLNLFHKAKESFEKKEWVKL; encoded by the coding sequence ATGAAAAAATATAAATTGGCTTTTATCGGAGGAAGTAAATACTCAATAGCGGGGACTCCTCATTATATTGCAAGTCAAATGGATGACAGGTTTGAGGTTGTAGCAGGCGTGTTTAGCAGTAAATCTGAAATTAATCATGAAATGGAACAAGCATGGAATGTAAAAAGTTATAATAACTACATCACGATGCTCGAATGTGAAGATATCGATATCGTTGCGATATTGACGCCTACACCGTTGCATTTTGAAGCATTGGAATATCTATTAAGCAAAAATATTCCCGTGATCTGTGAAAAACCATTGGTTTCTTCATTAGCCGATGCCGTAAGACTGGAAGAACTCTCTAAAAATAAATTTTTGGTAGTAACGAATAATTATAGCGGATATCCAATGGTCAGGGAACTAAAAGAAAGAATAGTGAACAACGAATTAGGCGAAATAATAAATATTAAACTAGAGATGCCTCAAGAAACATTTTTAAGACCTCCAAAAAGTGTAAAATATCCGCAGCCTTGGAGATTGAAAGATGATTACATTCCAATGATCTGTCTGGATTTAGGCGCACACCTACATCATTTGGCTTATTTTCTCATTGAAGAGGAACCTGATGAGATTATAGGGCATTTCAGTACATTTTCCTCATATAATGTCATTGATGATGTGAAAATGCTTTTAAACTATAAGGACAATAAAAAAGCTTCGCTTTGGATCAGTAAAAGTGCCATTGGACATAGAAACGGATTAAGCATAGAAGTATATGGAACAAAAGGAAGTGCTAGCTGGGTTCAAGAAAAATCAGAAGAATTAAAGATGTCTTTTTTTAACGGCGATAAGATTATTGTGGATAGAGGCAATGATTGCATGATCGCAAATGAAAAAAGATATAATAGAATGACGTCGGGACATCCTTCCGGATTTATCGAAGCTTTTGCAAATTTATATACTGATATAGCAGAACAGTTCGATAATTTTAATCAGAAAAACTCCTATAAAAGCAAATATGTCTTTGGAATCGAACACGCGAAGAACGGTTTAAACCTGTTTCATAAGGCAAAAGAGTCGTTTGAAAAGAAAGAATGGGTCAAATTATAA
- a CDS encoding acyltransferase, with protein sequence MFLDIINKIRFDIKNDRVGPDCPFTHWKLYFKSSMLHLCKKKFESFDDTAEFRAGAYAICCSKISIGKKVIIRPQTMIFADPRDENLGKVIIEDFVMMGSGVHIYTSNHKYDDKEKYLIEQYSYEAENVYLRKGCWIGANSIILPGVEIGENSIVGAGSVVTKNVPSRTIYAGNPAKLIKKI encoded by the coding sequence ATGTTTTTGGATATAATAAATAAAATAAGATTTGACATAAAAAATGACAGAGTGGGACCGGATTGCCCTTTTACACATTGGAAATTATATTTTAAATCCAGCATGCTGCATCTTTGTAAAAAAAAGTTTGAAAGTTTTGACGATACGGCAGAATTTAGAGCAGGTGCCTATGCAATATGCTGTTCAAAGATCTCTATCGGGAAAAAAGTCATTATTAGACCGCAAACGATGATCTTTGCCGATCCTCGCGATGAAAATTTAGGGAAAGTGATTATTGAAGATTTTGTCATGATGGGTTCAGGCGTACATATTTATACGTCAAACCATAAATATGATGATAAGGAAAAATATTTAATAGAACAATATAGTTATGAGGCAGAGAATGTTTACTTGAGAAAAGGTTGCTGGATAGGTGCGAATTCAATAATACTGCCCGGCGTTGAAATAGGTGAAAACAGTATAGTTGGAGCAGGCAGCGTTGTCACTAAAAATGTTCCGTCTAGAACAATATATGCTGGTAACCCTGCAAAATTAATTAAAAAGATCTGA
- a CDS encoding polysaccharide deacetylase family protein yields the protein MNKKLTVVMYHYVRDLKNSKYPNIKGLDLKLFREQIMFFKKHYRFITMEELIFSMENQKELPPKSILLTFDDGYIDHYKNVFPVLAENKVQGSFYIPAKTVCENKVLDVNKIHFILASQVDTIKIVDTIKEQLNIYRDEYGLDSFEYYYNKLACANRFDDKDVVFVKRLLQVELDEEVRYKITDFLFSLFLNKDEQEFSDELYMSRSNIKEMLKEGMHIGCHGYDHYWWNKLSKKKLEQDLTSSLSFLQEVGVDIDNWTACFPYGSYSNEAVDILAKLNCKAAFTTDVDVADLSVGSRLLIPRLDTNDFPVDQKNDPNEWYVKG from the coding sequence ATGAACAAAAAACTAACAGTTGTCATGTACCACTATGTGAGAGATTTAAAAAACTCAAAATATCCAAATATAAAAGGTCTAGACTTAAAACTGTTCAGAGAACAAATAATGTTTTTTAAAAAACACTATCGGTTTATTACTATGGAAGAGTTGATTTTTAGTATGGAAAATCAAAAAGAATTACCTCCAAAGTCAATTCTTTTGACATTTGATGACGGTTATATCGATCATTATAAAAATGTCTTTCCTGTTTTAGCAGAGAATAAAGTTCAGGGAAGTTTTTATATCCCCGCAAAAACCGTTTGTGAAAATAAGGTTCTGGACGTGAATAAAATACATTTCATTTTGGCATCCCAAGTCGATACGATCAAGATCGTCGATACCATTAAAGAGCAGTTGAATATTTATAGAGATGAGTATGGACTTGATAGTTTTGAATATTATTATAATAAACTTGCTTGTGCGAACAGATTTGACGATAAGGATGTCGTATTTGTAAAAAGGCTGCTTCAGGTTGAACTTGATGAAGAGGTAAGATATAAGATCACGGATTTTTTATTTTCACTTTTTCTAAATAAAGATGAGCAAGAGTTTAGTGATGAACTATATATGAGCAGATCGAACATAAAAGAGATGTTAAAAGAGGGGATGCACATAGGATGTCATGGGTATGATCACTATTGGTGGAATAAACTTTCCAAGAAAAAATTAGAGCAAGATCTGACCTCGTCTTTAAGTTTTTTACAAGAAGTGGGAGTCGATATAGATAATTGGACCGCTTGTTTTCCTTATGGCTCATATTCAAATGAAGCCGTTGATATCCTGGCTAAATTAAATTGTAAAGCGGCATTTACAACCGATGTCGATGTAGCAGATCTTTCTGTCGGCAGTAGGTTGTTGATACCTAGATTAGATACTAATGATTTCCCCGTAGATCAGAAAAATGATCCGAACGAATGGTATGTGAAAGGTTAA
- a CDS encoding glycosyltransferase has translation MDIVNKKNEDIIFSIIIPTYNSSGFIYKCLDSLNRQNFPHDKFEVVVVDDASSDDTIKKVKKYNKLNLKLIELTENGGPGTARNHGIDASNGEWLLFIDSDDIVTEDYLSSLNSYIVHNDKNLMAVGFDWARDSAKHNESRKDFYTGRRDGKFLFDKNTLIDNFLSARMDGSVIYTAMRKDLIKKHNIYFAGGLHEDIDFIYKIYQFAEKTGYLNKILYLKSHREESIINTVSQKHIEGYIRAWREIGKTLKDAISSGLLSEKFLESYSLGLIGMVASRVKEIRRHSSNREQIIKLYEFLYDHSLKLISIDKIKNITSTCKTSYCQITKEFMDIMSKRDMSLAKRVEAVLDYVSSMEGKSWSCTDLHYSVFLRPNEVNTCCRRFFVNNQRKGDVTILSVEKDPEQIISSYDILNAKKELHHQINTGIENPCDGCPFLEYKEWDAINSLDIRYLSFEYHSVCNLRCSYCSDEYYGGSQPSYNIMGTIDAFLEEGSLDNCHTVVWGGGEPTIDKNFDGILEQISNKIPNARHRLVTNGIKRSEIVEKLLSENKLQLTTSIDSGSEKTFELVRGRNNLKDVIGNLIEYSSINPNLVTIKYLFTEGNGTIEDLENFADLIEKNELQNCLFQISMDFKYEHLDIDFTKNMIILYGLLKKINCKTVYFDEIVLQRIRDIKFVKELNVDEICRYVGLDFIAKPSEYPKIVIWGASGNSKSLLEKSIFFKDFEIEFFVDSDVKKHTKKFCGKDVKPPEVLKNTDYNILITAVQGYGEILKALEKMDYPLEYVIDKLII, from the coding sequence ATGGATATAGTTAATAAAAAAAATGAAGATATTATCTTTAGTATCATAATACCGACATATAACTCCAGCGGTTTTATCTATAAATGTTTAGATAGTCTGAATAGACAAAATTTTCCGCATGATAAATTTGAAGTCGTTGTCGTAGACGACGCCTCAAGTGACGATACGATAAAAAAAGTTAAAAAATATAATAAATTGAACCTAAAATTAATTGAGTTAACTGAGAACGGAGGTCCGGGTACTGCAAGAAACCATGGCATCGATGCTTCAAACGGAGAGTGGCTATTATTTATAGATAGCGATGATATCGTAACGGAGGATTATCTGTCTTCATTAAACTCGTATATCGTTCATAACGATAAAAATCTGATGGCAGTCGGATTTGACTGGGCAAGAGATTCCGCAAAACATAATGAATCAAGAAAAGATTTTTATACCGGGAGAAGAGACGGTAAATTTTTATTTGATAAAAACACGTTAATAGATAATTTTCTTTCTGCAAGAATGGACGGTTCGGTCATTTATACCGCAATGAGAAAGGATCTTATAAAAAAACATAATATATATTTTGCAGGTGGTCTGCATGAAGATATAGATTTTATATATAAAATTTATCAATTTGCAGAAAAAACAGGCTATTTAAATAAAATCCTATACTTAAAAAGCCATAGAGAAGAATCGATTATAAATACAGTCTCGCAAAAGCATATTGAGGGGTATATTAGAGCATGGCGTGAGATAGGAAAGACTTTAAAAGATGCTATTAGCAGCGGGTTGTTGTCAGAAAAATTTCTAGAAAGCTATTCTTTAGGTTTAATCGGTATGGTTGCAAGCCGTGTGAAGGAGATTAGGAGACACTCTTCAAATAGGGAACAAATTATAAAACTATATGAATTTTTATATGACCATTCTTTAAAGTTAATAAGTATTGATAAAATAAAAAATATAACATCAACATGTAAGACCTCGTATTGTCAAATCACAAAAGAGTTTATGGACATAATGTCTAAACGAGATATGAGTCTTGCCAAGAGAGTAGAAGCGGTGCTTGATTATGTCAGCAGTATGGAAGGGAAGAGCTGGAGTTGTACCGATCTGCACTATTCTGTTTTTCTAAGACCAAATGAAGTCAATACCTGCTGTCGAAGATTTTTTGTAAATAACCAAAGAAAAGGGGATGTGACCATACTCTCTGTTGAGAAAGATCCTGAGCAGATAATTAGCAGTTATGATATTTTAAATGCGAAAAAAGAGCTGCATCATCAAATAAATACCGGCATTGAAAATCCTTGTGACGGCTGTCCTTTCTTGGAATATAAAGAATGGGATGCGATAAACTCTCTTGACATCAGATATCTTTCGTTCGAATATCATTCAGTGTGTAATTTAAGATGTTCCTATTGCAGTGATGAATATTACGGCGGATCACAGCCTTCGTATAATATTATGGGAACGATAGACGCATTTTTAGAGGAGGGCAGTTTAGACAACTGCCATACCGTTGTGTGGGGCGGAGGAGAGCCGACTATCGATAAAAATTTTGACGGCATCTTAGAACAGATCTCAAATAAAATTCCAAATGCAAGACATAGGCTGGTTACCAATGGAATAAAAAGATCCGAGATAGTAGAAAAATTATTATCAGAAAATAAACTGCAATTGACAACAAGTATAGATTCGGGATCTGAAAAAACTTTTGAGTTGGTCAGAGGCCGAAATAATTTAAAAGACGTTATAGGCAATCTCATAGAGTATTCGTCCATAAATCCAAACTTAGTAACGATTAAATATTTATTTACTGAGGGTAATGGAACGATTGAAGATCTTGAGAATTTTGCAGATCTGATAGAAAAGAACGAACTTCAAAATTGCTTATTTCAAATTAGTATGGATTTCAAATATGAGCATCTTGATATCGATTTCACAAAAAATATGATAATCCTATACGGGTTATTGAAAAAGATAAATTGTAAAACGGTTTACTTCGATGAGATTGTTTTACAAAGAATAAGAGATATAAAGTTCGTAAAAGAATTAAATGTGGACGAGATATGCCGGTATGTAGGACTTGATTTTATTGCAAAACCTAGCGAATATCCTAAAATAGTCATATGGGGTGCAAGCGGGAATTCAAAAAGTTTACTTGAAAAAAGTATATTTTTTAAAGATTTTGAGATAGAGTTTTTTGTTGATAGCGATGTAAAAAAGCATACAAAGAAGTTTTGCGGTAAAGATGTTAAACCGCCGGAAGTTTTAAAAAATACCGATTACAATATATTGATAACGGCAGTTCAAGGGTATGGAGAAATATTAAAAGCGTTGGAGAAGATGGATTATCCGTTAGAGTATGTAATAGATAAGTTGATCATTTGA